One Nocardioides aromaticivorans genomic window carries:
- a CDS encoding ABC transporter permease — protein sequence MTATTVETGTGRGAGQAAPARAVPAATPFRRVLHVELRKMFDTRSGLWLMVGVAALSVIATVAVILFAPDDQITYESFATAIGLPLSVILPMIAILGITSEWSQRSGLTTFTLVPSRGRVIGAKAAATLLVGVVSMAVAFAVGALGNLAGSAVAGVDTVWNVSLGAVPQIVLGNLVGMAVGFALGVVLRSSPAAIVGYFVVSFVMPGILVLLAEVREWFADLQPWVDWNTSQVTLFDGATDTAREWAMLGTTSAIWIVLPLVVGGLFVRRSEVK from the coding sequence ATGACCGCCACCACCGTCGAGACGGGCACGGGCAGGGGCGCCGGCCAGGCCGCCCCCGCCCGTGCCGTCCCCGCCGCGACCCCGTTCCGCCGCGTGCTCCACGTCGAGCTGCGCAAGATGTTCGACACCCGCTCGGGGCTCTGGCTGATGGTGGGCGTCGCGGCCCTCTCGGTCATCGCGACCGTCGCCGTGATCCTGTTCGCCCCCGATGACCAGATCACCTACGAGAGCTTCGCGACGGCCATCGGCCTGCCGCTCTCGGTCATCCTGCCGATGATCGCCATCCTCGGGATCACGAGCGAGTGGAGCCAGCGCAGCGGACTGACGACGTTCACCCTGGTCCCGAGCCGGGGCCGGGTGATCGGCGCCAAGGCCGCCGCGACCCTCCTGGTCGGCGTGGTGTCGATGGCCGTCGCGTTCGCGGTCGGTGCCCTCGGCAACCTGGCGGGCTCGGCCGTGGCCGGCGTCGACACCGTCTGGAACGTCTCGCTCGGCGCCGTGCCGCAGATCGTGCTCGGCAACCTCGTCGGGATGGCGGTCGGCTTCGCGCTCGGCGTCGTGCTCCGCAGCTCCCCGGCCGCGATCGTCGGCTACTTCGTCGTGTCGTTCGTGATGCCGGGCATCCTCGTGCTGCTGGCCGAGGTGCGCGAGTGGTTCGCGGACCTCCAGCCGTGGGTCGACTGGAACACCAGCCAGGTCACGCTCTTCGACGGAGCCACGGACACGGCGCGGGAGTGGGCGATGCTAGGGACCACCTCGGCCATCTGGATCGTGCTGCCCCTCGTCGTGGGCGGGTTGTTCGTGCGCCGCTCCGAGGTGAAGTAG
- a CDS encoding PKD domain-containing protein, translating into MRHPHRRTLSVVLAAALAAAALTAAAAGPPAGAQPAHQRLIPSAVPATTPNILDGRILAIAEVGRKVFVGGTFTIAQNPGTSAQLPTPYLLAYDRLTGTLDQTFAPALDGSVNALVPSADGSALYVAGTFKLAGTTKVRNIIKIDTSTGALVTAFRNPSPNGSVLDIALVGNRLLLAGSFTTVATLPRAGLASLDATTGAVDDYLRIAVDTNHNWPSGTAKAPVGVAKLAASPDGTRLAAIGNFKHADGLDRDQVMLVNLGPDSATVAPDWKTLRYTPACQKNAFDSYVRDVDFSPDGSYFVVASSGAGYNGTLCDSAARFDVAVTGQDVQPVWQAATGQDSLLSVSVADNAVYVGGHQKWLNAIQSGADEQAGQVPRPGLAALDPDNGIPLTWNPGRNPTGVGAEELLATDNGIYVGSDTEYIGDGLYRRARLAFFPVDGGSAPVSIADPVLPRSLYRLSGTTVTTRAFTGTTATTPTTVPTTGGANWNSVRGAFMVGTKLVYGANDNKLHYRTFDGSAFGPDTVIDPYNDPVWSNVTLSGGTRTYRGRVPTLYGQLSGVTGMAYAQHRLYYTRSGQSKIFWRWFSPDSLIVGAQEFSVPSSAFPVLRDVRNLFYADGRLWAGMTTNDLWSMPVTNGIASGGWTRISGGGIDTNPQWSSGTMFLGPLTNQLPTSSFTTTCAGQTCAFDGRASTDADGTVVGWSWDFGDGTTATGPQPSHLYTAAGTYQVTLTVTDERGGTGSSAQPVVIEGTTSPVAFRDSTGKVTNATSIVSPIPATAQAGDGLVAVVSTATTTVPAAPAGWTQVGQAATTDSMTTVVWQRVAAADDAGRNVTVAFGATAVKATLTVLAYSGTDPGGPVAALAGAAETTATTAHRSPTVTTPGGWVVTVWSDRSSATTTFAEPAGSSVRQRLIGVGGGHVDQLVVDTGGPVAAGQYGDQVASTDAAAKGSSVVIALH; encoded by the coding sequence GTGCGTCATCCACACCGTCGGACCCTGAGCGTCGTCCTCGCCGCGGCACTGGCCGCCGCCGCCCTCACCGCGGCGGCCGCCGGCCCACCGGCCGGGGCGCAGCCGGCCCACCAGCGACTGATCCCGTCCGCGGTCCCGGCCACCACACCCAACATCCTCGACGGCCGGATCCTCGCGATCGCCGAGGTCGGGCGCAAGGTGTTCGTCGGGGGGACGTTCACCATCGCCCAGAACCCCGGCACGAGCGCGCAGCTCCCCACGCCGTACCTCCTCGCCTACGACCGGCTCACCGGCACCCTCGACCAGACCTTCGCACCGGCGCTCGACGGCAGCGTCAACGCGCTGGTGCCGTCGGCGGACGGAAGCGCCCTGTACGTCGCCGGGACCTTCAAGCTCGCCGGTACGACGAAGGTCCGCAACATCATCAAGATCGACACGTCCACCGGCGCCCTGGTGACGGCGTTCCGCAACCCCAGCCCCAACGGCAGCGTGCTGGACATCGCACTGGTCGGCAACCGGCTGCTGCTCGCCGGCAGCTTCACGACCGTGGCGACCCTGCCCCGCGCCGGGCTCGCGTCCCTGGACGCGACCACGGGGGCCGTCGACGACTACCTGAGGATCGCGGTCGACACCAACCACAACTGGCCCTCGGGCACGGCGAAGGCGCCGGTCGGCGTCGCGAAGCTCGCCGCGAGCCCGGACGGCACCCGGCTGGCCGCGATCGGCAACTTCAAGCACGCCGACGGGCTGGACCGCGACCAGGTGATGCTGGTCAACCTGGGGCCGGACAGCGCCACGGTCGCCCCGGACTGGAAGACGCTGCGCTACACGCCGGCGTGCCAGAAGAATGCCTTCGACTCCTACGTCCGCGACGTCGACTTCTCCCCCGACGGCTCCTACTTCGTGGTGGCGTCGAGCGGCGCCGGCTACAACGGCACGCTGTGCGACTCGGCCGCTCGCTTCGACGTCGCGGTGACGGGCCAGGACGTGCAACCGGTCTGGCAGGCCGCGACCGGCCAGGACTCGCTGCTCTCGGTGTCGGTCGCCGACAACGCGGTCTACGTCGGCGGTCACCAGAAGTGGCTGAACGCGATCCAGAGCGGCGCCGACGAGCAGGCCGGTCAGGTGCCGCGGCCCGGCCTGGCCGCGCTCGACCCGGACAACGGCATCCCGCTGACGTGGAACCCCGGCCGCAACCCCACGGGCGTGGGGGCCGAGGAGCTGCTGGCCACTGACAACGGCATCTACGTGGGCAGCGACACCGAGTACATCGGCGACGGACTCTACCGCCGTGCCCGGCTCGCCTTCTTCCCCGTCGACGGGGGCAGCGCGCCCGTCTCGATCGCCGATCCGGTTCTCCCGCGCAGCCTCTACCGGCTGTCCGGTACGACGGTCACCACGCGGGCCTTCACCGGCACGACGGCCACCACGCCGACGACCGTCCCGACCACCGGCGGCGCGAACTGGAACAGCGTCCGTGGTGCGTTCATGGTCGGCACCAAGCTGGTGTACGGCGCCAACGACAACAAGCTGCACTACCGGACCTTCGACGGCTCGGCCTTCGGTCCGGACACCGTGATCGACCCCTACAACGACCCGGTGTGGAGCAACGTGACGCTCAGCGGCGGGACCCGCACCTACCGCGGCCGGGTGCCCACGTTGTACGGCCAGCTGTCGGGCGTCACCGGAATGGCCTACGCCCAGCACCGGCTGTACTACACGCGCTCGGGGCAGAGCAAGATCTTCTGGCGGTGGTTCTCCCCCGACAGCCTGATCGTGGGCGCCCAGGAGTTCAGCGTCCCCTCCTCCGCCTTCCCGGTGCTGCGCGACGTGCGCAACCTCTTCTACGCGGACGGACGGCTCTGGGCGGGGATGACCACCAACGACCTGTGGAGCATGCCGGTGACGAACGGCATCGCGAGTGGCGGCTGGACGCGGATCAGCGGCGGCGGCATCGACACCAACCCGCAATGGTCCTCGGGCACGATGTTCCTCGGCCCGTTGACGAACCAGCTGCCCACGTCGTCGTTCACGACCACCTGCGCGGGCCAGACGTGCGCCTTCGACGGCCGCGCCTCGACCGACGCCGACGGCACCGTCGTCGGCTGGTCCTGGGACTTCGGCGACGGCACCACGGCGACCGGGCCGCAGCCGAGCCACCTCTACACCGCGGCGGGGACCTACCAGGTCACCCTCACCGTGACCGACGAGAGGGGCGGCACGGGGTCCTCGGCCCAGCCCGTCGTGATCGAGGGCACGACCAGCCCGGTGGCGTTCCGCGACTCGACCGGCAAGGTCACCAATGCGACGAGCATCGTGTCCCCGATCCCGGCGACGGCCCAGGCCGGCGACGGGCTCGTCGCGGTGGTCTCGACCGCGACGACCACGGTGCCGGCGGCGCCGGCCGGGTGGACCCAGGTGGGCCAGGCGGCGACGACCGACTCCATGACGACCGTGGTCTGGCAACGGGTCGCTGCCGCCGACGACGCGGGGCGCAATGTCACCGTGGCCTTCGGCGCGACCGCCGTCAAGGCCACCCTGACGGTGCTCGCGTACTCCGGCACCGACCCCGGCGGCCCCGTCGCCGCGCTCGCCGGCGCAGCCGAGACGACCGCCACGACGGCCCATCGCAGTCCGACGGTCACCACTCCCGGTGGCTGGGTGGTCACCGTGTGGTCCGACCGCTCGTCCGCGACGACCACCTTCGCGGAACCGGCCGGCTCGAGCGTGCGCCAGCGCCTGATCGGCGTCGGTGGCGGGCACGTCGACCAGCTCGTCGTCGACACCGGCGGCCCCGTCGCGGCAGGACAGTACGGCGACCAGGTGGCCTCGACCGACGCCGCCGCCAAGGGGTCGAGCGTCGTCATCGCCCTGCACTGA
- a CDS encoding EamA family transporter encodes MELTSAWWFWALLSAVFAALTAIFAKVGVKEIDSDVATFVRTVVILVTLGLILLALGKFHSPGEVGGRTWLFLVLSGLATGASWICYFRALKVGDASLVAPVDKLSVVLVAVFGVTLLGERLSLLQWGGIALVGAGAVLLVVSG; translated from the coding sequence ATGGAGCTGACCTCGGCGTGGTGGTTCTGGGCCCTGCTCTCGGCCGTCTTCGCGGCCCTCACGGCGATCTTCGCCAAGGTCGGCGTGAAGGAGATCGACTCCGACGTCGCGACCTTCGTTCGCACGGTCGTGATCCTCGTGACCCTCGGCCTGATCCTGCTGGCGCTCGGGAAGTTCCACTCCCCCGGCGAGGTCGGCGGCCGCACCTGGCTCTTCCTGGTGCTGTCGGGCCTGGCCACGGGCGCGTCGTGGATCTGCTACTTCCGGGCGCTCAAGGTCGGCGACGCCTCGTTGGTGGCGCCGGTCGACAAGCTCAGCGTCGTGCTGGTCGCGGTCTTCGGCGTGACGCTGCTCGGGGAGCGGCTCTCGCTCCTGCAGTGGGGCGGGATCGCCCTGGTCGGCGCCGGTGCGGTGCTGCTGGTGGTCAGCGGCTGA
- a CDS encoding helix-turn-helix domain-containing protein, which translates to MAGKRADDSWQAYARELGVNLQRARLAKGLSQERVAHLAGIAGFTYQKFEKGESRPGTPMNPQLLTLVSLSQVLEVPIVDLLPDFQPDVSR; encoded by the coding sequence GTGGCGGGCAAGCGTGCGGACGACAGCTGGCAGGCCTACGCGCGCGAGCTCGGGGTGAACCTGCAGCGGGCCCGGCTCGCGAAGGGCCTCAGCCAGGAGCGGGTCGCGCATCTCGCCGGCATCGCGGGCTTCACCTACCAGAAGTTCGAGAAGGGCGAGTCGCGCCCGGGCACGCCGATGAACCCGCAGCTGCTGACCCTGGTGTCGCTGAGCCAGGTGCTCGAGGTGCCGATCGTCGACCTGCTGCCGGACTTCCAGCCCGACGTCAGCCGCTGA
- a CDS encoding DUF6907 domain-containing protein, translated as MTGGDGVRAAAQAGRPPWPDGRCPPWCTREHAADDHPEDRYHQSEPALLPVVAGPADTVPVTASLRPLTLVVRAGRHDADDRTWLVVEATEAARPRMVLTVEGARALAEALLAQLDAVGVDG; from the coding sequence ATGACCGGTGGCGACGGCGTGCGGGCGGCAGCACAGGCGGGCCGCCCGCCCTGGCCCGACGGGCGCTGCCCACCGTGGTGCACCCGCGAGCACGCCGCCGACGACCACCCCGAGGACCGCTACCACCAGAGCGAGCCGGCGCTGCTGCCGGTCGTCGCGGGCCCCGCCGACACGGTGCCGGTCACGGCCTCCCTGCGGCCGCTCACCCTCGTGGTGCGCGCCGGCCGCCATGACGCCGACGACCGCACCTGGCTGGTCGTCGAGGCGACGGAGGCCGCCCGGCCCCGCATGGTGCTGACCGTCGAGGGGGCCCGGGCGCTGGCGGAAGCCCTCCTGGCCCAGCTCGACGCCGTCGGCGTCGACGGGTGA
- the ilvC gene encoding ketol-acid reductoisomerase, giving the protein MAEIFYDDDADLSLIQGKNVAVIGYGSQGHAHALNLRDSGVDVRVGLKEGSKSRAKAEEQGLRVLTPRDAAEEADVIVILAPDQHQRKLYADDIAPALTEGDTLVFGHGFNIRFGYIKAPEGVDVIMVAPKAPGHTVRREYVAGRGIPDIIAVEQDASGTAWDLAKSYAKAIGGTRAGVIKTTFTEETETDLFGEQAVLCGGVSHLVQAGFEVLTEAGYQPEIAYFEVLHELKLIVDLMWEGGIAKQRWSVSDTAEYGDYVSGPRVVTPAVKESMQAVLADIQSGAFAERFIGDQDNGGTEFLKLREEEAAHPIEATGKALRAHFSWKQTDDDYTEGSAAR; this is encoded by the coding sequence GTGGCTGAGATTTTCTACGACGACGACGCCGACCTGTCCCTCATCCAGGGCAAGAACGTCGCGGTCATCGGTTACGGCAGCCAGGGCCACGCCCACGCGCTCAACCTGCGCGACTCCGGCGTCGACGTCCGCGTCGGCCTCAAGGAGGGCTCGAAGAGCCGCGCCAAGGCCGAGGAGCAGGGCCTGCGCGTCCTGACCCCGCGCGACGCCGCGGAGGAGGCCGACGTCATCGTCATCCTCGCCCCCGACCAGCACCAGCGGAAGCTGTACGCCGACGACATCGCGCCGGCGCTGACCGAGGGCGACACCCTCGTCTTCGGCCACGGCTTCAACATCCGCTTCGGCTACATCAAGGCGCCCGAGGGCGTCGACGTGATCATGGTCGCCCCGAAGGCCCCCGGCCACACGGTGCGCCGCGAGTACGTCGCCGGCCGCGGCATCCCGGACATCATCGCCGTCGAGCAGGACGCCTCGGGCACCGCCTGGGACCTCGCGAAGTCCTACGCGAAGGCGATCGGCGGCACCCGCGCCGGCGTCATCAAGACCACCTTCACCGAGGAGACCGAGACCGACCTGTTCGGTGAGCAGGCCGTCCTCTGCGGTGGCGTCTCGCACCTGGTCCAGGCCGGCTTCGAGGTCCTCACCGAGGCGGGCTACCAGCCGGAGATCGCCTACTTCGAGGTGCTCCACGAGCTCAAGCTGATCGTCGACCTCATGTGGGAGGGCGGCATCGCCAAGCAGCGCTGGTCGGTCTCCGACACCGCGGAGTACGGCGACTACGTCTCCGGCCCGCGCGTCGTGACGCCCGCCGTCAAGGAGTCGATGCAGGCGGTCCTGGCCGACATCCAGAGCGGGGCCTTCGCCGAGCGGTTCATCGGCGACCAGGACAACGGTGGAACGGAGTTCCTCAAGCTCCGCGAGGAGGAGGCCGCCCACCCGATCGAGGCGACGGGCAAGGCCCTGCGCGCCCACTTCTCGTGGAAGCAGACCGACGACGACTACACGGAGGGCTCGGCCGCGCGCTGA
- the ilvN gene encoding acetolactate synthase small subunit codes for MAQHTLSVLVEDKPGVLARISALFSRRGFNITSLAVGPTEHEEISRMTIVVNVDSSPLEQVTKQLNKLVEVIKIVELDPAASVNRELVLVKVGATAENRSQVLDVVQLFRAKVIDVASDAITMQVVGNADKISDFLRVLEPFGIRELVQSGMVAIGRGSRSISERGKPVAVPVPPAANA; via the coding sequence ATGGCCCAGCACACCCTGTCCGTCCTCGTCGAGGACAAGCCCGGCGTCCTGGCGCGGATCTCCGCACTGTTCAGCCGTCGCGGCTTCAACATCACCTCGCTCGCGGTCGGCCCGACCGAGCACGAGGAGATCTCGCGGATGACGATCGTCGTCAACGTCGACTCCTCGCCGCTCGAGCAGGTCACCAAGCAGCTCAACAAGCTGGTCGAGGTGATCAAGATCGTCGAGCTCGACCCGGCCGCCTCGGTCAACCGCGAGCTGGTCCTGGTCAAGGTCGGCGCCACCGCCGAGAACCGCAGCCAGGTGCTCGACGTCGTCCAGCTGTTCCGCGCCAAGGTGATCGACGTCGCCTCCGACGCGATCACGATGCAGGTCGTCGGCAACGCCGACAAGATCAGCGACTTCCTGCGCGTGCTCGAGCCCTTCGGCATCCGCGAGCTCGTGCAGTCCGGCATGGTGGCCATCGGCCGCGGGTCGCGCTCCATCTCGGAGCGGGGCAAGCCCGTCGCCGTACCGGTCCCGCCTGCCGCCAACGCCTGA
- a CDS encoding acetolactate synthase large subunit, whose translation MTEQQGSGETMTGAQSLVRSLEAAGVTDIFGIPGGAILPAYDPLMDSSIRHILVRHEQGAGHAAQGYASASGRVGVCMATSGPGATNLVTPIADAHMDSVPMVAITGQVGASMIGTDAFQEADIRGITMPITKHNFLVTDPAEIPVKIAEAFHIASTGRPGPVLVDVTKSALQATTSYAWPTEVTLPGYRPVTRPHAKQIREAARLILESRKPVLYVGGGTIRSGAARELATLAELTGIPVITTLMARGAFPDSHPQHLGMPGMHGTVAAVAALQKSDLIISLGARFDDRVTGNLDSFAPGAKVIHADIDPAEIGKNRYADVPIVGDVREVLVDLITTLRTEQEAGNTGDYEGWVAFCAGVKKKYPLGYETPTDGGLSPQYVIERLGVISGDNTIYTAGVGQHQMWAAQFVSYEKPNTWINSGGLGTMGFAVPGAMGAKVAMPDQTVWAVDGDGCFQMTNQELATCAINNIPIKVAVINNESLGMVRQWQTLFYNSRYSNTDLQSKRIPDFVKLADAYGCVGLACESPDDVDATIAKAMEINDVPVVVDFRVHRDAMVWPMVAAGTSNDDIKYARDLAPQFDEDDL comes from the coding sequence ATGACTGAGCAGCAGGGCTCGGGCGAGACGATGACCGGCGCGCAGAGCCTGGTCCGGTCGCTCGAGGCGGCAGGTGTCACGGACATCTTCGGCATCCCGGGAGGCGCGATCCTCCCGGCCTACGACCCGCTGATGGACAGCAGCATCCGGCACATCCTCGTACGCCACGAGCAGGGCGCCGGCCACGCCGCGCAGGGCTACGCCTCGGCGTCGGGCCGCGTGGGCGTCTGCATGGCGACCTCCGGCCCGGGGGCGACCAACCTGGTCACCCCGATCGCCGACGCGCACATGGACTCGGTCCCGATGGTCGCGATCACCGGCCAGGTCGGTGCCTCGATGATCGGCACGGACGCCTTCCAGGAGGCGGACATCCGCGGCATCACGATGCCGATCACCAAGCACAACTTCCTCGTCACCGACCCGGCGGAGATCCCGGTCAAGATCGCCGAGGCCTTCCACATCGCCTCGACCGGTCGCCCCGGCCCGGTACTCGTCGACGTCACCAAGTCGGCACTGCAGGCGACGACGTCGTACGCCTGGCCGACCGAGGTCACCCTCCCCGGCTACCGCCCGGTGACCCGGCCGCACGCCAAGCAGATCCGCGAGGCGGCCCGGCTGATCCTCGAGTCCCGCAAGCCCGTCCTGTACGTCGGCGGCGGCACCATCCGCTCCGGCGCGGCCAGGGAGCTGGCGACCCTCGCCGAGCTCACCGGCATCCCGGTGATCACCACGCTGATGGCGCGCGGCGCGTTCCCCGACAGCCACCCGCAGCACCTCGGCATGCCGGGGATGCACGGCACCGTGGCTGCCGTGGCCGCGCTGCAGAAGAGCGACCTGATCATCAGCCTCGGCGCCCGCTTCGACGACCGCGTGACCGGCAACCTCGACTCCTTCGCGCCCGGCGCGAAGGTGATCCACGCCGACATCGACCCGGCCGAGATCGGCAAGAACCGCTACGCCGACGTCCCGATCGTGGGCGACGTGCGTGAGGTCCTCGTCGACCTGATCACGACCCTGCGCACCGAGCAGGAGGCCGGCAACACGGGCGACTACGAGGGCTGGGTCGCGTTCTGCGCCGGGGTGAAGAAGAAGTACCCGCTCGGCTACGAGACGCCCACCGACGGCGGCCTCTCCCCGCAGTACGTCATCGAGCGCCTCGGCGTGATCTCCGGCGACAACACCATCTACACCGCGGGCGTCGGCCAGCACCAGATGTGGGCGGCCCAGTTCGTGAGCTACGAGAAGCCGAACACCTGGATCAACTCCGGTGGCCTCGGCACCATGGGCTTCGCCGTCCCCGGCGCGATGGGCGCCAAGGTCGCGATGCCCGACCAGACGGTGTGGGCGGTCGACGGCGACGGCTGCTTCCAGATGACCAACCAGGAGCTCGCCACCTGCGCGATCAACAACATCCCGATCAAGGTCGCGGTCATCAACAACGAGTCGCTCGGCATGGTGCGCCAGTGGCAGACGCTGTTCTACAACAGCCGCTACTCCAACACCGACCTGCAGTCGAAGCGGATCCCCGACTTCGTGAAGCTGGCCGACGCCTACGGCTGCGTCGGCCTGGCCTGCGAGTCGCCCGACGACGTCGACGCGACCATCGCCAAGGCGATGGAGATCAACGACGTCCCGGTCGTCGTGGACTTCCGGGTCCACCGTGACGCCATGGTGTGGCCGATGGTCGCCGCCGGCACCAGCAACGACGACATCAAGTACGCGCGCGACCTCGCGCCCCAGTTCGACGAGGACGACCTCTGA
- a CDS encoding CHAD domain-containing protein — MTTAGELLAAEIGRLAADLTARRAGALSDEPDAVHQLRTTVRRLRNVLAAFRRCFDPDRSAELAAALASYGDLLGECRDLEVRAADVTAALDALGLADARGDALGEALVGPLLVRHAAAHAALVGWHAGPGVRALDALLATWTESPALARRARRPAAGVATKAVRRQARRVLARADAVVAAEGVEEARHGLRKAGRRLRHTADAVASVDVDGSLRVLGGLGHRVQGALGDHRDALLLAEHVRRCAAGQADRADRASYELVAGHAEKLAAEALAGLDETLSALRAEVIP, encoded by the coding sequence GTGACCACGGCTGGGGAGCTGCTCGCCGCAGAGATCGGCCGCCTCGCCGCGGACCTGACGGCCCGGCGCGCAGGAGCGTTGTCCGACGAGCCCGACGCGGTGCACCAGCTCCGCACGACGGTACGACGCCTGCGGAACGTGCTCGCCGCCTTCCGCCGCTGCTTCGACCCGGACCGGTCGGCGGAGCTCGCGGCCGCCCTGGCGTCGTACGGCGACCTGCTGGGGGAGTGCCGTGACCTGGAGGTCCGGGCCGCCGACGTGACCGCCGCGCTCGACGCCCTCGGACTGGCCGACGCGCGGGGCGACGCGCTCGGCGAGGCGCTGGTCGGCCCCCTGCTCGTCCGTCACGCCGCCGCCCACGCCGCACTGGTCGGCTGGCACGCCGGCCCCGGCGTGCGGGCGCTCGACGCACTGCTCGCCACCTGGACCGAGTCACCGGCCCTGGCCCGCCGCGCCCGCCGGCCCGCGGCCGGCGTGGCGACGAAGGCCGTACGCCGCCAGGCCCGCCGGGTGCTGGCCCGCGCCGACGCCGTCGTCGCTGCCGAGGGGGTCGAGGAGGCCCGGCACGGCCTCCGCAAGGCCGGCCGGCGGCTGCGGCACACGGCCGACGCGGTCGCCTCCGTCGACGTCGACGGCTCCCTGCGGGTGCTCGGCGGGCTCGGGCACCGGGTCCAGGGCGCGCTCGGCGACCACCGCGACGCCCTGCTGCTGGCCGAGCACGTGCGCCGGTGCGCGGCCGGGCAGGCCGACCGCGCCGACCGGGCGTCGTACGAGCTGGTCGCCGGGCACGCCGAGAAGCTCGCTGCCGAGGCCCTCGCGGGGCTCGACGAGACCCTCTCCGCACTCCGTGCCGAGGTCATTCCATGA
- the surE gene encoding 5'/3'-nucleotidase SurE — MRVPSVSPRRAPRLAAAGVALAAALAGAVVAAPGSAAPAPAPVAAAASPALAGLKVLLTNDDSARGLDAGYGTDGKGLYVLRKALCAAGADVLVVAPWSQQSGAGARMTSPGFAPVSMTVQAVTPPAAYAGDCAGSPSAGAVFGVCVAAAPCSSTTPSGSPADAVNIALKRFAANYWPAGPDLVLSGTNFGQNIGATLNHSGTVGAVVTAHEYGVPAIAFSAEAPRDLAQIPNVPFAATADFAVKLVTALRKRNALTAGLVLNVNHPFVGAGETLGKAVQADVGYSSDLGLTFLDDVPATGGTYRLVAGAPATETRRNADTTALARNDIPVTALDGDWGRPMPIQVSLVIGSLK; from the coding sequence ATGCGTGTTCCGTCCGTGTCCCCGCGCCGGGCCCCGCGCCTCGCCGCCGCCGGCGTGGCCCTGGCCGCCGCTCTCGCCGGTGCCGTCGTCGCGGCCCCCGGCAGTGCCGCCCCGGCCCCGGCGCCGGTCGCCGCGGCCGCCTCGCCCGCGCTCGCCGGGCTCAAGGTGCTGCTCACCAACGACGACAGCGCGCGCGGCCTGGACGCGGGCTACGGCACCGACGGCAAGGGCCTGTACGTGCTGCGCAAGGCGCTGTGTGCCGCGGGAGCCGACGTGCTCGTCGTGGCGCCGTGGTCGCAGCAGAGCGGCGCCGGCGCACGGATGACCTCGCCCGGCTTCGCCCCGGTCTCGATGACCGTCCAGGCCGTCACGCCGCCGGCGGCGTACGCGGGCGACTGCGCCGGCAGCCCGAGCGCCGGTGCGGTCTTCGGCGTCTGCGTCGCCGCCGCTCCCTGCTCCTCGACGACGCCGTCCGGTTCCCCGGCCGACGCGGTCAACATCGCGCTCAAGCGCTTCGCCGCCAACTACTGGCCCGCCGGCCCGGACCTCGTCCTCTCCGGCACGAACTTCGGGCAGAACATCGGCGCCACGCTCAACCACTCCGGCACGGTCGGCGCGGTCGTCACCGCGCACGAGTACGGCGTCCCGGCGATCGCGTTCAGCGCCGAGGCGCCGCGCGACCTGGCCCAGATCCCGAACGTGCCCTTCGCCGCGACCGCCGACTTCGCGGTCAAGCTGGTCACCGCGCTGCGCAAGCGCAACGCGCTGACGGCCGGCCTCGTCCTCAACGTCAACCACCCCTTCGTCGGGGCCGGTGAGACGCTCGGCAAGGCCGTCCAGGCCGATGTCGGCTACAGCAGCGACCTGGGCCTCACCTTCCTCGACGACGTCCCCGCGACCGGTGGCACCTACCGCCTGGTGGCCGGCGCGCCCGCCACCGAGACCCGGCGCAACGCCGACACGACGGCGCTGGCCCGCAACGACATCCCGGTGACGGCGCTCGACGGTGACTGGGGCCGCCCGATGCCGATCCAGGTGTCGCTGGTCATCGGCTCGCTGAAGTAG